One window of the Streptomyces sp. WZ-12 genome contains the following:
- a CDS encoding transposase, protein MAAPRKYSLELRERAVRMYRTSDPKPQIKRLAIELGVHPEALRGWIRQAEADAGERDDRLTSDERVELAALRKENAQLKRANEVLRTASAFFAAQLDPTRPR, encoded by the coding sequence ATGGCTGCCCCCAGGAAGTACTCGCTGGAGTTGCGCGAGCGTGCGGTGCGGATGTACCGGACCTCCGACCCGAAGCCCCAGATCAAGCGACTGGCTATCGAGCTCGGCGTGCATCCCGAGGCCCTGCGCGGCTGGATCCGGCAGGCCGAGGCCGATGCCGGCGAGCGGGACGACCGGCTGACCAGCGACGAACGCGTCGAACTCGCCGCGCTTCGCAAGGAGAACGCCCAGCTCAAGCGCGCGAACGAAGTTCTGCGGACGGCCTCGGCTTTTTTCGCGGCGCAACTCGACCCGACCCGGCCCAGGTGA